The window GCGTCCACCTCCTTGGCCTCGGCGCCCGGCGCGAGCGCCTCCCGGCCCGCGCGCTGGGCCGTGGCGACGAGGTCGTAGATCTCCCGCTGCCAGGCCGCGGGCTCGCCCAGGCTGACGGTGCGGGTCATGTCGGAGTGGTAGCCCCGATGGCGGGCGCCGAAGTCGAGGGTGACCAGGTCACCGGCGCGCAACGGCCTGGCGGTGGGCGCGTGGTGCGGGACTGCGCCGTTCTCCCCCGCCGCGACGATGCTGTCGAACGCGGGCCCGTCGGCGCCCAGCTCGGCCATGCGCGACTCCAGGAGGCGGGCGACGTCGCGTTCGGTCGCGCCGGGCCTGATGCCGCCCCGGCCGACCAGATCGGCGAACGCCTGGTCGGCGATCGCGCAGGCGGTGCGGAGGTGCTCCAGCTCCTCGTCGTCCTTCACCTCACGCAGCCGTTCCACCAGCGGGGGCAGCGGCACCAGCCCCTGTCCCAGCCGCTGGAACGTCGCCACGGTCATGTGCGCGGCCTCGATGCCGGCACCGGGGACGGCGAGCCGGGCGGCCACGTCGGACGCCTCGACGGCCTCCAGGCCGAGGGCACGCGTCTTGTCGATGTAGCGGTTGTCGGTGGCCAGCAGCGCCGAGCCGTCGGCCCTGACCAGGACGGCCGCGTTGGAGCTGTCCAGGCCGGTGAGGTAGCGCACGTTGACGCGGGAGGTGACGAGCAGGGCCTCGACGTGGTGGGCGGCCAGCAGCGCCGCCAGCCGGGCCCGCCGCTCGGGGAGGATGGTCATGGCGCCAATGTACGCGCCCGCCCACCGGGCCGGGCGGCGGCCGGACCGGACGGCGGAGCTACAGGCGCCAGTCCCGCATGAAGTCGGCCAGCGGGCCGGTGGTGGGCACCTCGCCCCTCCGCTGCCCCTTCTCCAGGTCGCGCAGGACGTCGCGGATCTGGTCGCGACCCGCGTCCTCCTTGCCCTCCAGGAACTTGCGCGCGGCTTTCCTGATCTTGTCGTGGGCCTTGGCCGCCGTCCTCGGCTCGATCTGGCCCATGCCCTCGGCGGCCGTCACGTTCTCGTCGAACACGCGCAGCCATGTCGCCCACCCGCCACGCGGGACGGAGTCGCTGAGCGTGGCCTTGGGCGGGGGCACGGTGGTCTCGACCAGGCGGGTGGGCGAGGGCGAGGGCGACGGTGAGGGCTCGGCGGGGGGCGCCGTCGTGGTGGCCGGGGAGGGCGTGGGCGCGGCGACCGGCTCGTCGCGCGACCCGCCCCACAGCACCAGGCCGACGGTCACGGCCGCGATCACCACCAGGGCGGCGCCCAGTTGCAGGAACAGCCGCCGGTTCGAGGCGGCCTTGGGGTCGTCCGGTGGGAGGTCGAAGACGGCGGTGTCGCCGGCCCGCGGATGCGCTTGCGGCGGGCCGGCCTGCTGGAACCTCGCACCCGTCACGGGAACGGCCGCCACCGGGCCCTGGGGGGCCGTGGCAGCGCCCCCTGCAGCGCCCCCTGAAGCGCCCCCGGGGACCGGGCCGGGAGCCGGCCGGGGCCGGGCGATGGCGGCCAGGGTGCGGCGTACCGACTCCCCGCTGGAGGGGCGGGCGGCGGGGTCCTTGGCGAGCAGGGTGAGCACCAGCCTGTCCAGCTCGGCGGGGACCTCCGGACGGTGCCTGCTGGGCGGCGCGGGCTCGGCGGTCCGGTGCCCCTCGGCGATCTCCTCGGGGGTTCCCTGGAACGGCGGCCGCCCGCACAGCAGTTCGTAGCAGACGCACCCGAGCGCGTACATGTCGGCGGGGGCCTCGGCGGCGCGCCCGGCCAGCCGTTCGGGGGCGGTGTAGGCGATGCGGCCGGGCGACGGCGGCCGGCCGGCCGGGCCGAATCCCACGACCTTCAGCACGCCGCTGGCCGCCCGCCGGAAGCTGCCGGGCTCCACCTCGCCGTGCGCGACCCCGGCCCGGTGGGCCGCGTCGAGCCCTGCGGCGGCCTGTCCCACCAGGTCGCACGCCTCCACGATCGACAGCGGGCCGCGGGCCGCCTCCTCCTCCAGGCTCTCCCCGGTGAGGAACTCGGTCACCAGGTACGGCGTGCCGTCCTGGTCGCCCACGTCGAGCACCATGGCGACGTTCGGGTGGATGACCCGGGCCACGGCCTGGGCGTGCCGTTCCAGCACGTCGCGGGCGGCGCCGGCCCCGAGCACCCGCACGGCCACGGTCCAGTCGGCCCGCGTGTCGTAGCCCCGCCACACTTCTCCCATCGGCCCGCTGCCGATGCGCTCATCGAGCCGGTAGCGGCCAGCGATCATGGACGGCGCTTGGTCCGACATATCTCCGCCAATAACTCCAGAAACGGCATTTCGATCAACCATAGGGCCCAGGACCACCCGGCATGCCCACATCGGCCGCCCGGCATGGCCGAACACACGTGAGGACGGGGGCGCCGGGCGCTCCCCGTCCTCACCGGTGGCGGGCCGTCAGGCCGTCGCGGGCTCCGGCGCCCGCGGCGTCGCGGCCCGCGCACCGTCCAGCGGGCGCGGCGGCGCGTTGAAGGTCGCCACGTCCAGGCGGCCCTCCGAGCGGGCCACCAGCACGGGGACGACCATCTGCCCCGCCACGTTCGTCGCGGTCCTGATCATGTCGAGGATCGGGTCGATGGCCAGCAGCAGGCCGACGCCCTCCAGCGGCAGCCCGAGCGTGCTCAGGGTCAGCGTGAGCATGACGGTCGCGCCCGTCAGCCCGGCGGTGGCGGCGGAGCCGACGACCGAGACGAAGGCGATGAGCAGGTAGTCGCCCACCCCGAGCGGCACCCCGAAGACCTGCGCGACGAAGATCGCGGCCAGGGCCGGGTAGACCGACGCGCAGCCGTCCATCTTGGTGGTGGCGCCGAACGGCACGGCGAAGGAGGCGTAGTCGCGGTCCACGCCGTTGCGCTCGACCGTGACCCGCTGCGTCAGCGGCAGCGTGCCGACCGACGACCGGGAGACGAACGCCAGCTCGATCGCCGGCCAGGCGTTGCGGTAGAAGGTGACCGGGTTGACCTTGCCCCAGAACGCGAGCAGCGCCGGGTAGACCGCCAGCAGCACGACGAAGCAGCCGGCGTAGACGGCGACGCTGAACTTGGCGAGCGGCGCCAGCAGGTCCCAGCCGTAGGTGGACACGGCCTTGCCGATGAGACCGGCGGTGCCGATGGGCGCGAGGCGGATGACCCACCACAGCGCCTTCTGCACCAGCTCCAGCACGGAACGGGCGAGGTCGAGGAACGGCCGGGCCGGCTCGCCCACCGCGAGGGCCGCGGCGCCGAGCACCGCGCCGAGGAAGACGATCTGCAGGACGTTGACCTCGGTGAAGGCCGTCACGACGTTGGTCGGCAGGATGCCGGTGACGAAGTCGAGCCAGGTTCCGGCACCCTCGGTGTCGACGGCCTTGGCCGCGCCGGTGTCGATCGTGACGCCGCGGCCGGGGTCGACGAGGAGGCCGATGCCGATGGCGATGGCCACCGCGAGGGCGGCGGTGCCGAGGAACCACAGCAGCGTCTTGGTGGCCAGCCGGGCGGCGCCGCTGACGTTGCTCAGGTTGGCCACGCTGACCAGCACGGCGGTGAAGACGAGCGGCGGCACGGCGAGCTTGAGGAGCTGGACGAAGATCTGGCCGACCCGGGTCAGGGTCTCGGTGAGCCAGGCCACGTCCCAGATCCGGGCGGCGAATCCGAGGGCCACGCCGGCGGCGAGGCCCAGCAGCAACTGCAGGGAGAAACTGAATCTCTTCACGGGAGAGAGAACCTTCGTGAGGTACGGCACGACTCGGCGTGCGGTGACGGGGAGGGCGATCGGGCGCGTCAGCGCGCGATCAGCGACAGAGGGACCCCAGCACGCGGCACAGGTCGATGTGCAGCCGCTCCACGAGCCGCACGATGATCACCGAAAACCTCACGAGTGTGTGCAACATCCCGTGCGGACCGTTGTATTCCCGTATCGGGCGATCGTTCCTCCGGGCCCAGGAGGGCTCCTGAGGTCAGGACGCGATGTCCTTGATCAGCTCGATGAGCCTGATCCGCTCCTCGTGCGTCCTGCCGAGCGGGGCGACGTTCAGGGTCGTCACGCCCGACTCCTTCATGGCCCGCACCCGGTCTCGCACGAAGCCCTCGCTGCCGATGAGCGACATCTTCTCCAGCAGCTCGTACGGCACCAGCGCCGCCGCCTCGTCCTTCTTGCCGTCGAGGTAGAGCTCCTGGATCCGCTCGGCCTCCTTCTCGTAGCCGTAGCGGCGGGCGAGGTCGTTGTAGAAGTTCTTGCCCTTGGCGCCCATGCCGCCGATGTAGAGCGCCGCGATGGGGCGGCCCAGCTCCAGCAGGCCGGCCACGTCGTCGCCGACGGCGAGCGAGGCCTGCGCGATGACGTCCAGCCCGCCCAGCTCGGGATCGCGCCTGGCCTTGCCGGCGGCCAGCGAGGCGCCCCACACGTCGGCGGCCTTCTCGGGCATGTAGAAGATCGGCTCCCAGCCCTCGGCCAGCTCGGCGGCCAACTCGACGTTCTTCGGCCCGATGGCGGCCACCACGATCGGGATGCGCGGCCGTACCGGGTGGTTGATGAGCTTGAGCGGCTTGCCGAGGCCGGTGCCCTGGTCTGCGGGCAGCGGCAGCGTGTAGTGCCTGCCCTGGTGCTCCACCTTCTCGCGCCGCCACACCTTGCGGCAGATCTCGATGACCTCCCGCGTCCGGCCCAGCGGAGCGGTGTACGGCACGCCGTGGAAGCCCTCGATCACCTGCGGGCCGGAGGCGCCCAGCCCGAGTGTGAAGCGGCCGTCGGAGACGTAGTCCATGCCCGCGGCGGTCATCGCGAGCAGGGTCGGCGTGCGCGAGTAGATCGGCAGGATGCCGGAGGCGATCTCCAGCCGCTCGGTCCTGGCCGCGATGTAGCCCATCTGGCTGACGGCGTCGAAGCTGTAGGCCTCGGCCACGAAGACGATGTCCAGCCCGGCCCTCTCGTAGTCGGCGAGCTCGGCGACCGTCTCCTTGAAGCCGCCCGAGTAGTTGAGTGCCATACCGATGCGCATGCCGGGCTCCCGAGACCGCGTAGTGAAACCGAATGTTATTCCGTTCGTGGGCGGCTCCAGGTTAGCGCGTCGGTGGACGGACCCGCGACCGGCTAGCCTTTGGGGATGCTGAGGGGGAGCGTGATCGTCTTGTCCGCGGTGGTGGCCGCGGTCCTGGCCGGGCACCGGCTGATCCCCGCGTTAGGCGGCTTCACGCCGGTGCTGGAGAGCCTGCTGCCGTGGCTGGGGGTCGCGGTGCCGTTCCTGCTGGCGCTGGCGGCGCTGGCCCGCTCGCGCTCCGCCGCGGTGGCGGCGCTGGTGCCCGGGCTGGTGTGGGCCGCCATGTTCGGCTCGGCAGCGCTGGCCGAGCCGCCCGGCGGGAGCAGCGACCTGTCGGTCGGCACGGTGAACGTCGGCGTCACCAACGACGCCTCGGGCGAGGCGGTGCGCGTCGTGGCCGAGGACCTCGACCTGCTGGCGGCGCAGGAGCTCACGCCGGGTGGCCCGGCGGCCAAGCAGCTCAACAAGATGTTCAAGCACCGCTACACGGTGAGCACGGTCGGCCTGTGGAGCCGCCACCCCATCCGCGACCCACGGCCGGTCGACGTGGGCCTCGGCTGGCCCCGGGCCCTGCGGGCGGTGGTGGCCACGCCGGAGGGCGACGTCACCGTGTACGTGATGCACCTGGCCTCGGCCCGTCCCGGTCACACCGCCTCCCGCGACGACTCCTTCGCCCACGCGCGCAGGCTCGTCGACGGCGACCGCAGCCGGCGCATCCTGCTGCTCGGCGACCTCAACACCGCCACCACCGACCGGGTCATGGACGGCCTGATCCCGCCGCTGGCCGACGCCCAGCGGGAGGCCGGTGACGGGTTCGGGTTCA is drawn from Nonomuraea muscovyensis and contains these coding sequences:
- a CDS encoding dicarboxylate/amino acid:cation symporter: MKRFSFSLQLLLGLAAGVALGFAARIWDVAWLTETLTRVGQIFVQLLKLAVPPLVFTAVLVSVANLSNVSGAARLATKTLLWFLGTAALAVAIAIGIGLLVDPGRGVTIDTGAAKAVDTEGAGTWLDFVTGILPTNVVTAFTEVNVLQIVFLGAVLGAAALAVGEPARPFLDLARSVLELVQKALWWVIRLAPIGTAGLIGKAVSTYGWDLLAPLAKFSVAVYAGCFVVLLAVYPALLAFWGKVNPVTFYRNAWPAIELAFVSRSSVGTLPLTQRVTVERNGVDRDYASFAVPFGATTKMDGCASVYPALAAIFVAQVFGVPLGVGDYLLIAFVSVVGSAATAGLTGATVMLTLTLSTLGLPLEGVGLLLAIDPILDMIRTATNVAGQMVVPVLVARSEGRLDVATFNAPPRPLDGARAATPRAPEPATA
- a CDS encoding serine/threonine-protein kinase; amino-acid sequence: MIAGRYRLDERIGSGPMGEVWRGYDTRADWTVAVRVLGAGAARDVLERHAQAVARVIHPNVAMVLDVGDQDGTPYLVTEFLTGESLEEEAARGPLSIVEACDLVGQAAAGLDAAHRAGVAHGEVEPGSFRRAASGVLKVVGFGPAGRPPSPGRIAYTAPERLAGRAAEAPADMYALGCVCYELLCGRPPFQGTPEEIAEGHRTAEPAPPSRHRPEVPAELDRLVLTLLAKDPAARPSSGESVRRTLAAIARPRPAPGPVPGGASGGAAGGAATAPQGPVAAVPVTGARFQQAGPPQAHPRAGDTAVFDLPPDDPKAASNRRLFLQLGAALVVIAAVTVGLVLWGGSRDEPVAAPTPSPATTTAPPAEPSPSPSPSPTRLVETTVPPPKATLSDSVPRGGWATWLRVFDENVTAAEGMGQIEPRTAAKAHDKIRKAARKFLEGKEDAGRDQIRDVLRDLEKGQRRGEVPTTGPLADFMRDWRL
- a CDS encoding LLM class F420-dependent oxidoreductase, yielding MRIGMALNYSGGFKETVAELADYERAGLDIVFVAEAYSFDAVSQMGYIAARTERLEIASGILPIYSRTPTLLAMTAAGMDYVSDGRFTLGLGASGPQVIEGFHGVPYTAPLGRTREVIEICRKVWRREKVEHQGRHYTLPLPADQGTGLGKPLKLINHPVRPRIPIVVAAIGPKNVELAAELAEGWEPIFYMPEKAADVWGASLAAGKARRDPELGGLDVIAQASLAVGDDVAGLLELGRPIAALYIGGMGAKGKNFYNDLARRYGYEKEAERIQELYLDGKKDEAAALVPYELLEKMSLIGSEGFVRDRVRAMKESGVTTLNVAPLGRTHEERIRLIELIKDIAS
- a CDS encoding M24 family metallopeptidase, encoding MTILPERRARLAALLAAHHVEALLVTSRVNVRYLTGLDSSNAAVLVRADGSALLATDNRYIDKTRALGLEAVEASDVAARLAVPGAGIEAAHMTVATFQRLGQGLVPLPPLVERLREVKDDEELEHLRTACAIADQAFADLVGRGGIRPGATERDVARLLESRMAELGADGPAFDSIVAAGENGAVPHHAPTARPLRAGDLVTLDFGARHRGYHSDMTRTVSLGEPAAWQREIYDLVATAQRAGREALAPGAEAKEVDAAARSVIEAAGHGDHFRHGLGHGVGLEIHEDPFLGPSRTGKLEDRVPITVEPGVYLPGQGGVRIEDTLVTREGGPELLTKTTKELLVL
- a CDS encoding endonuclease/exonuclease/phosphatase family protein, coding for MLRGSVIVLSAVVAAVLAGHRLIPALGGFTPVLESLLPWLGVAVPFLLALAALARSRSAAVAALVPGLVWAAMFGSAALAEPPGGSSDLSVGTVNVGVTNDASGEAVRVVAEDLDLLAAQELTPGGPAAKQLNKMFKHRYTVSTVGLWSRHPIRDPRPVDVGLGWPRALRAVVATPEGDVTVYVMHLASARPGHTASRDDSFAHARRLVDGDRSRRILLLGDLNTATTDRVMDGLIPPLADAQREAGDGFGFTWPSSFPITRPDHILYKGMTATEARVAPATGSDHRAAVASFRL